atagtatgtcacatttaatgacaccaaataattgcaaataatatctcgtggaatccaaacagaattttcttcaactttatgaaaatcacaacaattaattgaaagcaactatggccataaatcaatatcaacaagggcactaccgaggtaccgcctcgtaatcccaaattataaataatttcacaatatctcatttccttatatcaccgcgggaaccttcacaatttatttaaaagaaaatatttttttccgaaatagcatcccgcgttttagccacccttatcacaccgcatgacttctagtagtcacccctactagccacacgtatcaagctacccttatctcaccgcatgtatttcaacacccagaccttataccaccgcatgcgtatcaatatcacaatttgcacctcaagtgcccaatattttaattttccacaaaaaaaatcaacaacaatatttttttcactaataaagagctcacggctcatgccagaataatcaaAAAagaatcttacgaaaatattcaagaataaataattcagaaaaataatattccaaatttttaatacgttgcttcaatatcaaaattaaaaatgtTAAATACtgcatattaataatatttaatttaaaaaaaatcaaccttcaaataataatatttaatttgaaGAAAATcaagcttcaaataatgcacggtatgaaagaaaccaagtttcaattaaacagttaaaacaattagcaggaaaaagataaataaatttaaaatatatatcacagatcaatgatgaagaatataacaagataaaataatttaataaatgcgcaacaatgatctacaccatttaaaaatataatcattcacatttagcccgtgtacacagtcgtcatctcgtgtacacgactttcaacacatttcaataatcacattaatatcaattctagaaaaaatttctcccacacaaggttagacaagtcacttacctcgacttgctccaatttaatcaggtattatattttttcctcgatttcTCGACTCCGATCgattcgtatctagtcataattaattcgataggtatgagaagaggtagatggCGGCCTAAGAAGGATTTGGGCGAGGTGATCAGGCAAGACAAGGCGCAGCTTCAGATTTCCGAGGGCATGGCTCTTGATAGAAAGGTGTGGAGATTGAACATTAGGGTTGAAGGTTAGGGGGTAGTCGAGCGTTTTTCTACTTTGTATCGGTTAGTCTGATAGTGTTTTGTCTAGGACTGCTTGCGGCTTATGTTGTGTTCACACTATTTTTTCGTTTTTCATAGTAGTGTGTTCTTTCTTTTCCATCTATTTCCTGTCTCTTACGATGCTGGTATTATTTTTTGGGTTTCTGTTTTTATTTCGGATCTATTATCTATTttcgttttcttgagccgaggtcTTTCGGATCAGCCTCTCTATAGGTAGGGGTGTCTGGTCAAAGTTATTCAATTCATGGAAGTGTTGATAGCAACACATGCATCATCCCCACCACCTATTTGTAGAAGGCCTATTTGCATCATCCCCACCACCTATCCAATCTCACTTGTACTGCTTTACATTCTCCATTCTTCAATAATAACTGCTTGATGCTGTAATTTAGATCCACTAATCTCAAATACTTTTATACTTTTTTTgtatttataaatttttaagttCTTGTTCTTTCAGCTTTTGTCCACACTAACTAATTAAGCATAGCAATTAGTGAGCAAACGAGACCAGGCCGTAGGGCAACAAACTAGAGAAAATAATAGGGAGTCATGATCATGATCACCCCTTGTTCTTAAAATAGACTAACAGATCTTGTGATTATTCTTAAATGTAGACTAGGCATTTGTGATATTTTATCAGCTCATTTATAGTAAAAAGGAAGTGCCAAATATATAGTACAGGAACATATTGTGCTAGTAGTTATATCACCTTTTGACACCAAGGCTCCAACTatcaactccagagcagcaagaTCTACAATACTTGAATCTACGGCTAGACTCAAGAGTGTCCTGGCAGGCATTCTCAACCGCTTCGTAAATTGCTTTGTCTTGTGAAAATACCTGTGCTGCTATAGGTCAGAGTTCTGAGTAAAGGTTGATTACAAACTAAACAAATAAGAACCTGGAATAGTCATAATCTCAAACAGTACTACAGAGCATATCGATATCAGCCTTTGCTCTAACTAGCAAAGTAAGAATTACCAGTGACATACATTTTCCGGAGGCTGAGTCATCTATTTGGAACTGTCTGCATCTCATCAATAGAAGAATTGTACTCTCCACATTACTGGCAGAAGACGAGGCCATCAGTTGGACAAGGGTTGGCATTGCGGCAGACACACAATTGGAAAATCTCAGATGCAACCAACGTTCTTATTTTCtccaaattcccaacatcaggcAAAGAACCATTCCTTCGTTATCCCATCAACAACCGCATAATGCTTTGAAAAATAACTGACCTTTGCTAAATTCTTCAATTTGAGAAGGGGAGAGTAGAGAGTGAAGTGAGATTTTGAACTGAGAGGCCACTGCCATCATAGGAGACAGAATGTTTTGGGGGAATATGAAATTTGGAGCCTTTTTTAGGAGAAGCGGGAGTTTTCTGCATGCGATTATTCGCATCAATAAATAGGAGAGCAATTGGAGCTTACATATTGCGATTTATAAATCGCATTCCATATTATAAAACACATTCCTTTATTGCAACTTATAAAACGCATTCGCTAATTGTGACTTATAAAAGACGTATAATAAGCATTCTGTAATTCCATAGAAAACACAATTACCTAATTGCGAATTATAAATCGCATTCACTAATTGACGCATTCATTAATTGCGACACATAAAACGCATATAATTGCGATTTATAAATCGTATTCAGTAATTCCGACTATAAAACGCATTCCTTAATTGCAACTTATAAATCGCGTTTTGTAATTGCAACTAACACCAGAAGAGCAGCCCAGTACGCATTAGCGCGGGGTCCGCGGAATGGCCGAACCACAAGGGTCTGTTTtatgcagtcttaccctgcatttctgcaagaggctgtgaTTATGGAGTACGTGTAGTGTTGAGCCAAGTAAGAAGTACAATTTAACTAAGGAAAATATATGGTGAGATATAGTCAGAAATTGGTGCTTGTAAATACCAATTAAATAGCTTCATGTGTCATATGGAGGGATATGAGAACCAAGAATTTAATCTAAAAGGTAGGACCCCTCAGTGCTAATTTCTGAAAAATAATCTTGACTTGTCAAGATCAGTAACCCATTGTCATCTTCGAACACTTCTTTGCTGTCCACTTTCTTCTGTTGACACTAACACTGCTCTCCAGAACAagaaaaaaatctgaaattccaACAAGCGTCAAGACAAAACAGCTCAAATGGTGATTCCTTATATTATTAACGCACCATCTCACTGTCGAAATCTGATATTAGCTTGGCCTGTACACCTTCATTACGATCAAACAATGAGCATAGGGGATGATCAACATGAAACAAGATTTCCACTTCACCTCAAATAAAAGAACAAGGAGCCCAAAACACTTTCTGACAGATTAATAAGCTTGAAAGGAAGTCAATAAACAACTGCATTCTTGCTTCTTTGCTTGTTATCCTCAGGAAGTGAGAGGGAGCTATTACAGAAACCAAGAATCCACCAAAGCTAAACAAAGGATTGCATTGAGACCTGAGATTTTTACAAAGTGATCCTTAAAATACACTCAGAACATGTCTCTCCCTAAAGAGCTCAAATAGATGAGGTTCCGATATTATCATGAGTTCCCAAGATGTAGCTTTAACATGGGATCCTAATTGCAGTGCAATCTTACAGATTCTCATACTTGAGCAACAAAATCTGCGTGAATATTATAAGAATGGGAAACATTACCTTCTTTTAGATTCCAGATGAACTTTATAGTGTTAATCTGACCACGTATATAACAGATGAatgcaaaggaaaaaaaaaaaagacttgacACTGGTAAGATCAAGCGGTCAACTATGACTCATGAATCCCAACCAAAGTGTCGGGTATATGAATCATATGTAATCATTCTGCTCTATTGGGATCCATTTCATTTCAATACTACTTCTCTTATAAATAATTTGACCTTAAGGTAACTAAAAAACTAGAGAATCACTACTTGCATTTAACCCTACAATGGAAAAAACTCCTCACAAGTACCGAACCTAAGCATTCCAGTTCCAAGAGAAACGAATCAGCTTAATCAATCCAACAAGGATAAAAGGAGAGATTTACCATTTACCAACTTCATTACAAAGTCAGGTAAGATAAAACAGACAAGCCATGATAATTATCAACTACTACATACATTCTCCTTTAAGCATTCTAATGACATATGAAAAGAGAGAATTAAGTAGGTAGAATTTTCTTATTGAGTCTATACAGACCACTCTGGCAGAATCACTAGAGTTAGTCATAAACCTTTACCAACTTAAAATCATTATGACCACTATAAACTTGAGAGCCCTCTTAGCGCAGAGTACAACCCGAAAAAACACAAGCCTAGCCAAATCAGTTACAAGGCTGCATTATTATCCTCAGTACAACCAGAATGCTTCCAACAAGTATCAGAGACCGCTCTATCACTAATTCCGAAAACAAGTAACAAGTCAAGCTTCTTGCAGCTGCATTCTAATCACAGATAATGTTTGGCATGATGAAAAGTGCAATAAATGTATTCctggaaaatgttttcctagaGGAGTATGTCTTCTCACAAAATGGAGAAAATGACTTCCATCACTCATAGGTGGAAGTCATTTTCCCTCTACAAATATCTCAAAATCTTATTCAATCTCACTTGTATCAATCAAAAGTTAGACATTGTTGTCATCctttaatacacaaaaatatcacGAAAGCATAATCCTCATACCGTATCCTACACCTTGACAATTACCATACGCCACCTGTTTtcatacccaaccaaatgctcGAAAATCATCCAAAAAATGATTTCAcaagggaaaacattttcctccatatcagaagcacaagaatctcaaatTGTAATCTTATCATAGCAGTTCAATGTATAGAAATAATAGCACAGCAGAATTATGGCTGCATTTTACGTACAAGATGCGGGTATAGCTGCGGTAAAAGAGTTAACTGAGAGGAAATATATTATAGTGTTCTTATCATATCCAAAGCTATCTATTTTAGCGCAGAAATCAGCAAGAAATGAATCGTTTGGCCGAACAGTAATATTCACAGATTAGGAGCTAAGCGGAAGCTGCAAAGAGCTGAACACATTGGTATCTGAAGCTTAAGCCCTATCAAGCCACTGTGACCTCAGATTATTAGGCTCCTCTGGAAACCACATTCATCAAGCAAGAACAGTGAAGAACAATTAATTGAACTGCAGTAAATGATATTTATCCAGATATATACAAAATCTGTGAGAACCAAGcaacaattcacaaaatgaaAACCAAAAAGAACAATTAAAAGGAAAGAAAGACTATCCACAAATGACCCCACATATTGATAGGAACAAACCACAACATGATGGACCCTATTTTGCTGTACAAATACCACTCAACCAACATGAAAAGGACCAATATCGCCACTTCGAATAGAGCCAGCAACCTCATCTGCAATAGTCAAGCAAGAGACTACCCAACCACTCAATGCCACCCACACCATCTTAGCCACCCACAGTGTCATACTCCATGGAACTGCCATCCTCAACCTCCTCCTTCTCTTTCCAAGATTCAACAATCAATGCAAACTCAGACGACTTAAATACGCTACGAGATATTGCAAGTGGCCTTGCTGCCACGATTCAGCCCTTTGCTCCGATTCGTGTAGGAAAAAAATGTAAACCCAAAAAAGCATTCACTTTTCTACACCAAATCCATTTCAAGATCAACCCTAGTCCTCAGTTTATGCTATAAAATTGATCAGATTAGGAGAAACAAATTACCCCTTGAATTTCAATAAAATTGACCTTTTGTTGAAATCAGTCCCAAAAAGATCCAAGATTTGTTCTTGAGAAAGACCAACCGCTTGAACCCCACCAAACTTTTGAATTGATATTCTGCTTCAACTGCTGCAAAAAAGCGACTAATAAATTCACACACATATATTATATAGGACAAAAGTAAATGTGTGAAAGTACTTAATTTCAAATAAAGGATATTATTTAATGACTTACCATTTTAGGAATGATTTGTACAAGAACCTTCAATAAATAGTGGTAGAAGTACAGAAATGGTCTGGATTTGTTGACCATTTTGTAATTTGTAAGGTAATGCTGTCGGCAAAGGATAGAAGCCACCAAGGCACGCACCTCTGTCAGTGTTGGGACCCATATAGCTAAATTTCGACTTCGGAACCCATTTGTGGTTCTTTGGACAAGTATGACGAAAATGtgtatttaaaaaaaaagtgaTATTTCTATacatagcgctcttttaaagagcatTATACTTTAACGGAGTTTTGACCGTTAAAGTATAGCGTTCTTTAAAaagcgctatatatatataacgctaTTGTAAACCGCGCTATACAGCTATGCATAACGCGGTATATAACTGTGTTATACCTcttttgtgggcccaccaataagtcTTCTGcgtttaactgacataacaataattcaaatgggtatagcgctctttaaaagagtgTTATACATAAAAACATTCAGCCCACCGAGctaggcattgccttatttaaaggcgttaggattttacaaaaatccattcaaaaatattcctaactcgttcaaatttttcttcttgttaaattctcaagcattttttcataatgtctgaagagcgaaaagtaagggtttcattatattggggggaggggggagggggatgAGGTTGTGATGGCGAATAACTCTatgagctatagtttatctccatagtgtcatgttaagttgctacttacaatggagtacgatagattggtatcgttgttatgtaataaatttgtgatgacccaaaatatcatctttaaatttaatgattaattatgtgatctaagcactatttaccattactggacttgcgtgtgcagtccgtaaaaaaatttccggaaagttttcaggtgaaaaatggatgaaaatgtggattagatgtttaaaacacaactgagttgactttggtcaacattttgagtaaacggactcggattagtgttttgacagttccggtaggtccgtatcgtgaattgggacttgggcgtatgcccagaatcaaattctgaggtccctaacccgagatatggaattttgatgaaaaatttaaagtttaagttcaaatagtgaccggatgtcgaattatgtgcaaatgaccccggaatagaattttgataattccaacagctccgtatggtgattttggacttaggagctcgatcgaaattttatttggaagtccgtagtggaattaggcttgaaataccgaacgttgaatttttgggaagtttgaccgaggggttggctttttgatatcggggtagaaatccgattctgaaaatttttatagctccgttatgtcatttatgacttgcgtgcaaaatttgaggtcaattggactggatttgataggttccgatgttgtttgtagaaattaaaagtttcaaaattcattaggcttgaacctacgtgtgattcgtgattttagcgttgtttgttgtaatttgaggtttcaaataagttcgtatgatgttttaggacttgttggtgtattgggttgaggtcccaagggcctcgggtgactttcggatggttaacggatcaaaaatgggacttaaacagttgctgcaaaagctgctgcaaattctcttctgctgtgcaatcgagtctccagaaatcgagccgaggataGAAGGCAgactcgagatccatgatcgaaggcaagctcggaggctagtgatcgaaggccactgatcgaaggcccaggatcgagggctatgaccaaggccagtgatcgaaggccataaagatcgaagccatgatcgatagccaggattgatggctgtgattgagccccagggtcgagggccatgatcgaagctatgattgaggaccatgatcggactccccatgatcggacttccatgatcgaggtccaggatcggaccccaTGACCGAGGTCACCCTGGATAGATCTGTAAGATATAAAATCAGGGGGGCTTCgttccattcgccatttttaacaatttggagcttgagcagaggtgatttttgatatatcttcaagaaaaaatattggggtaagtattcttaactcaatcttggttagattacccgaatccatcactgtttttaacatttaattggtgatttaagttggaaaaaatttgaaaaccctcttggatagatttgaggatttgagggtcgaatcgttatcggaatttagtcattttggtatggttagactcgtggttgaatgggagttcatatttcgtaactttcgccggattccgagatgtgggccccacaggcaaattttgagctaaattcggattttattaaaaaaaaatataatattttcttatgaaattaatttctataatttttgttgactatatcgaataaattatgactagatacgagtcgatcggagtcaaaaaatcgagaaaaaagcataatacttgattaaattggagcaagtcgaggtaagtgacttgtctaaccttgtgtggggaaaattttccctagaattgatattaatgtgattattgaaatgtgttgaaagtcgtgtatacgaggtgacgagtgtgtacacgggctaaatgtgaaggattatatttttaaatggtgtagatcattgttgcacatttattaaattattttatcttgttatattcttcatcattgatctgtgatatatattttaaatttgtttgccttttttctgctaattgttttacctgtttaattgaaacttggtttctttcatactgtgcattatttgaaggttgattttctttaaattaaatattattaatttgaagtatttgacattttaaattttgatattgaagcaacgtattaaaaatttggaatattatttttctgaattatttattcttgaatattttcgtaagattctTTTttgattattctggcatgagccgcgAGCTCTTTATTAGTGAAAaatatattgttgttgattttttttgtagaaaattgaaatattgggcacttgaggtgcaaattgtaatatattgtgatattgatacgcatgcggtggtataaggtctgggtgttgaaatgcatgcggtgagataagggtggcttgataagcatggctagtaggggtgactactagaagtcatgcggtgtgataagggtggctaaaacgtgggatgctatttcgggaaaaaatattttctttaactaaattgtgaaggctcccgcggtgatataaggaaatgagatattctgaaattatttataatttgggattacgaggcggtacctcggtagtgcccttgttgatattgatttatggccatagttgctttcgattaattgttgtgattttcataaagttgaagaaaattctgttttgattccacgagatattatttgcaattatttggtgtcattaaatgtgacatactatttgattcatttccaacgtcattttattttactacattgataaacattttaccataccattattatattccagtagggcctcacctgacctcgtcactactataccggggttaggcttggcactaactgggtaccgttatggtgtactcatactatgcttctgctcatctttttatgcagatccaggtacattttaccaacctagacgtcagtgagttacatgcgtacggagacttcgaggtatatctgccagcgtccgcagactccggagtccccttctatcattttatgttgcttccttatattttatttagaccttgacttatagagaaattgagaataaattcttagaagcttgtgacttatttctaccgggttttgggaatggtaatcatttgaattgtagattatttattttaatatatttatgattattccgcattgataggcttacctagtcttagagactaggtgccatcacgacaccctacggagggaaatttggggtcgtgacaagttggtatcagagctctaggttcataggtgtcatgagtcacaagcaggtttagtagagtcttgcggatcggtacagagacgtctgtacttatcttcgagaggctatggaactgttagaaaatattcacttctttgactccttatcgtgcggcatcggtttccctaggaatctccgtagttggtggaggagccggtaatggctgagtaggggtctcaccttgagcctcagactgggccccatctactgggggtaccctgctggtcccctcacctactgctgtatctctcctctggctagccgtagtcttcctagtcaccgtcatctgtgcatgcaaacaccaacacataagtttaattcaaatttcctataactcagttctgtagcacgatttagatttcaaagaagggtaaccaactcctaaatgccctgtagtgccctgcttatataatgtggtgcacaacacatctataaacaagaccctactagacacggcttgtagactccctaggacagaactgctctgataccaagtttgtcacgccccgaacctaggagcgatacaagcacctggtgcctcacctaacctggcgtaccaaattgcgactaagggactctgaacacataatgtcatactttggccatggggccaccttgcaagacaatttgcgaagcaaaatataaaactgaatggaaactagcgctaactaaacatcaatataaagctaggctgaaaaggccgtcatagctactacagctgacaaaccaccaaattatacataccaggcctacaaacccaacatactgcactaaccaacaggatatgtctacaagcctctactgatagatgtactatgatcggaacagggccccgacctacccataacatatatacagatatacataagatgtacacaacactctagacctggcaactccgaaaggcgtggagcttaccgatcaggctgaactcgggaaacacctactgaggagatctactcgtctgtctatctgaaccttgcatgcatgaaatgcagcgtccccgaaaaagggacgtcagtacgaaataatgtaccgagtatgtaaggcaataacataactgaaaatcgaaactgaactgataatataataactggaagtaactgggagtcaaagatgatctggagatatacttacctgctgatactgactcaactccttcaatgtagtaagtaaaataattgtacggccttataaggctcggtatatataactgatgtgccatagtaggctcgctcataggcgctcgactatactaggcta
This region of Nicotiana tomentosiformis chromosome 4, ASM39032v3, whole genome shotgun sequence genomic DNA includes:
- the LOC104111290 gene encoding uncharacterized protein, producing the protein MAVPWSMTLWVAKMVWVALSGWVVSCLTIADEVAGSIRSGDIGPFHVG